The Coffea arabica cultivar ET-39 chromosome 4e, Coffea Arabica ET-39 HiFi, whole genome shotgun sequence genome includes a window with the following:
- the LOC113740585 gene encoding uncharacterized protein has protein sequence MAGDLVFTEDELAIDEALGYPKVYAKLCRDRSLGPYSHGPPFAFIPFALPQQAVVKAQELDELFPIIDSKAKPTTKPKIFLGLLWKQLNHLGNAGFDPEIFRVDPYGNVLYYHADAASPLAWEIDHWFPLSRGGLTVASNLRILQWQVCKKKHNTLEFLIPWWDLQVGVSINQFLSIFASSNSDFRRRAFSWLFAEGESEELNACQTVDSHSFPQHFIESKKKVGLAPAAVVLSRRESMEASSALRSLDVNRKPRSTTPIIAAKKLKPASKENEDPGMISSNPYQAIVIARDSLRKREETAKIQAELQKLDVEVDELRQKTEEEHVSIQDLELVLIKRRRRAEKCRRLAEAQSSYRAMLEKMIRDAMHQSVVYKEQVRLNQAAANALMARLEAQKAICDTSERELHKKFKQRDELEKQVRPEWVQARKRSRMDDFLPDEVENKIVLYLPESKSKNKTQMEMRNALLENNALYVQGFQSNGPLHKELRKFLEEEQKASEAGSSSLKENGEQEELGEETKETVLRTSMEKHGESRNHKAIAAEQKSIDEKLHNLEIGEDGMIGNIRFPAHDAPEDEEDEESRKQRGKGNVEKWLQMLMENAEEDADSYPRDVNQNEGNKTDEIVRKLDLVYPQKEFKISEAQQGQDLECVDEIDSQQQIPVKGGGKSEKEIVEIETRRKSFSNTGEMQGDKKKGILELKSRDTPIKNPPYRLKPEKSNAHQIRSDNKGADNHDNNVVNERKGKNGKEKELVRSESARSFRRIPSSPSLIFSGMKKRVDCIGKKPLVIGDDADGDQRHMGENNIIKSTIKTIKRVF, from the exons ATGGCCGGCGATCTCGTCTTCACTGAAGATGAACTTGCGATTGACGAAGCACTGGGTTACCCAAAAGTTTACGCCAAGCTATGCAGAGATAGAAGTTTAGGGCCCTATAGCCATGGCCCTCCTTTCGCTTTCATCCCTTTTGCTCTTCCTCAACAGGCG GTTGTGAAAGCACAGGAGCTAGATGAATTGTTCCCCATCATTGACTCGAAAGCAAAGCCAACTACCAAGCCCAAGATTTTCCTCGGTCTCCTTTGGAAACAACTCAACCACCTTGG AAATGCTGGTTTTGATCCTGAAATATTTCGTGTTGACCCGTATGGCAATGTTCTGTATTATCATGCTGATGCTGCTTCGCCGCTTGCATGGGAAATTGACCATTGGTTTCCTTTATCAA GAGGAGGATTGACAGTAGCTAGCAATTTAAGGATTCTGCAGTGGCAAGTGTGCAAGAAGAAGCATAATACACTGGAATTTCTCATACCATGGTGGGATCTTCAAGTTGGTGTGTCCATAAATCAGTTCTTGTCCATCTTTGCCTCATCCAATTCAGATTTCAG GCGTAGAGCATTCTCGTGGTTGTTTGCTGAGGGTGAAAGTGAAGAACTGAATGCTTGTCAGACAGTTGATTCACATTCTTTTCCACAACACTTCATCGAATCCAAAAAGAAGGTTGGTCTGGCCCCGGCTGCCGTTGTTCTATCTCGAAGGGAATCTATGGAAGCTTCATCAGCTTTGAGATCACTGGACGTCAACAGAAAACCAAGATCAACAACACCCATCATTG CTGCAAAAAAATTAAAGCCTGCttccaaagaaaatgaagaccCAGGGATGATCAGCAGCAACCCTTACCAGGCCATTGTAATTGCCAGGGATTCTTTGAGGAAGAGAGAAGAAACAGCAAAGATCCAAGCTGAATTACAGAAATTAGATGTGGAAGTTGATGAACTGAGGCAGAAGACTGAGGAGGAACATGTCAGCATACAAGATTTGGAGTTGGTGCTGATAAAAAGAAGACGAAGGGCTGAAAAGTGTCGACGGCTAGCTGAGGCACAATCTTCATACAGAGCAATGCTAGAAAAGATGATTCGAGATGCCATGCACCA GAGTGTTGTTTACAAAGAACAAGTCAGGCTAAATCAGGCAGCAGCCAACGCACTCATGGCTAGACTTGAAGCTCAGAAAGCAATTTGTGATACATCAGAGAGGGAACTGCATAAGAAGTTCAAACAAAGGGACGAGCTAGAAAAACAAGTAAGACCTGAATGGGTACAGGCAAGGAAGAGATCaagaatggatgattttctTCCTGACGAGGTAGAAAACAAGATTGTTCTGTATTTACCTGAAAGTAAGTCAAAGAACAAAACGCAGATGGAAATGAGAAATGCCTTGCTAGAAAACAATGCCCTGTATGTGCAAGGATTTCAGTCCAATGGTCCTTTGCACAAGGAACTGAGAAAGTTTTTGGAGGAGGAGCAGAAAGCATCAGAAGCTGGGTCATCATCCTTGAAAGAAAATGGGGAGCAAGAAGAACTAGGAGAAGAAACCAAAGAAACTGTTCTAAGGACTAGCATGGAAAAGCACGGGGAGTCTAGAAATCACAAAGCCATAGCAGCTGAGCAGAAGTCAATTGATGAAAAACTTCATAACCTGGAAATAGGGGAGGATGGGATGATAGGTAACATACGCTTTCCTGCTCATGATGCACCAGAAGATGAGGAGGATGAAGAGAGCAGAAAGCAACGTGGTAAAGGAAATGTTGAAAAGTGGCTTCAGATGCTGATGGAGAATGCAGAAGAAGATGCTGATTCATATCCTCGTGATGTGAATCAAAATGAAGGTAACAAGACTGATGAAATAGTTAGGAAGCTAGATCTTGTGTATCCACAAAAGGAATTCAAGATTTCAGAAGCTCAACAAGGGCAGGACCTGGAATGCGTTGATGAAATTGACAGCCAGCAGCAAATCCCTGTGAAAGGTGGGGGGAAAAGCGAAAAAGAGATTGTTGAGATTGAAACTAGGAGGAAGTCATTTTCGAACACTGGAGAGATGCAGGGAGATAAAAAGAAAGGTATCCTTGAGCTGAAATCCAGGGACACGCCAATTAAGAACCCTCCATACAGATTAAAACCAGAGAAAAGCAATGCACATCAGATAAGATCTGATAACAAAGGAGCAGACAACCATGATAACAATGTTGTAAATGAAAGGAAGGGGAAGAATGGTAAGGAAAAGGAACTTGTGAGATCTGAAAGTGCGAGGAGTTTTAGACGGATTCCATCTTCTCCATCTCTGATCTTCAGTGGTATGAAGAAGAGAGTAGATTGCATAGGCAAGAAGCCCTTGGTCATTGGTGATGATGCTGATGGTGATCAGAGACACATGGGAGAAAACAACATCATCAAGTCAACAATCAAGACAATCAAGAGAGTTTTTTAA
- the LOC113741823 gene encoding pentatricopeptide repeat-containing protein At1g15510, chloroplastic-like gives MAVSVKTPSISLHSDLLNPQVSNFQTSKSLIFSNTTQKAHQFPLRRTRSSLLSSTVHPTADPNSHLTQLCLQNQLDQAVTFLNTLPKDPQSNIDEETFISLIRLCEFKRALNEGGVIYEHILSFRSQLSLRLGNALLSMFVKLGNLSDAWYVFGKMEDRDVFSWNVLIGGYAKNGYFDEALDLYHKMLWAGYRPDVFTFPCVLRTCGGMGDWSRGREIHVHVIRFGFISDVDVVNALITMYVKCHDLGSARMVFDGMLWRDRISWNAMISGYFENGECFEGLRLFFLMREYCINPDLMTMTSVISASEVLGDERFGRALHGYVVKTEFGVDVAVDNTLIQMYSSVGKWEEAEKVFSRIELKDVVSWTAMISAYESNSLPEKAVETYKTMELHGIMPDEITIASVLSACTSLSLFDMGVRLHELAKTTGLVSYVIVANTLIDFYSKCKCIDKALEIFHQISDKNVISWTSIILGLRINNRSFEALIFFRQMKLSVNPNDVTLISVLGACARIGALMCAKEIHSHVLRNGLAFEGFLPNALLDMYVRCGRMAPALNQFRIQRQDVAAWNILLTGYAQRGQGTQAMELFDRMVQSKVEPDEITFISLLCACSRSGMVSEGLTYFQSMRDAYCIAPNLKHYACVVDLLGRAGKVNDALDFIHKIPIKADAAIWGALLNSCRIHRQVDVGELAARHIVEMDKESVGYYMLLCNFYSECGKWDDVAHLRRMMREKGITVDPGCSWVEVKGKVHAFLSGHDFHPQIKELNAVLEGFYVKMRAEGLTEPQSSSENELEASKAEVFCGHSERLAIAFALINTVPGMPIWITKNLYMCQSCHSTVKFISKVVRREISVRDTEHFHHFKDGKCSCGDEGYWGHS, from the coding sequence ATGGCGGTGTCTGTTAAAACCCCGTCCATTTCTCTCCACTCTGACCTACTCAATCCCCAAGTCTCCAACTTTCAGACCTCCAAGTCCCTAATTTTCTCGAACACTACACAGAAAGCGCATCAATTTCCCCTCAGAAGAACCCGCAGTTCACTCCTTAGCTCCACAGTCCACCCAACTGCTGACCCCAACTCACACCTCACCCAACTTTGCCTCCAAAACCAGCTAGACCAAGCCGTAACCTTCCTAAACACTTTACCAAAAGACCCACAAAGTAATATAGATGAAGAAacatttatttctttaattaGGTTGTGTGAATTTAAGAGGGCCTTAAATGAAGGGGGCGTAATTTATGAACATATTCTAAGCTTTAGGTCCCAGTTGAGTTTAAGGTTAGGAAATGCGTTGTTGAGCATGTTTGTGAAGTTGGGGAACTTGAGTGATGCCTGGTATGTGTTTGGTAAAATGGAGGACAGAGATGTGTTTTCTTGGAATGTTTTGATTGGTGGGTATGCCAAAAATGGATATTTTGATGAGGCATTGGATTTGTATCATAAGATGTTGTGGGCTGGTTATAGGCCTGATGTTTTTACTTTCCCCTGTGTTTTAAGAACTTGTGGGGGTATGGGGGATTGGAGTAGGGGTAGAGAAATTCATGTTCATGTAATTAGGTTTGGATTTATATCAGATGTTGATGTGGTTAATGCTTTGATCACTATGTACGTGAAATGTCATGATTTGGGTAGTGCGAGAATGGTGTTTGATGGAATGCTTTGGAGAGACAGAATATCATGGAATGCGATGATTTCGGGGTATTTTGAGAATGGTGAATGTTTTGAGGGGTTGAGGTTGTTCTTTTTGATGCGGGAGTATTGTATTAACCCGGATTTGATGACAATGACTAGCGTGATCTCAGCATCTGAGGTTCTTGGTGATGAGAGGTTTGGTAGGGCTCTGCATGGATATGTGGTAAAGACTGAGTTTGGGGTTGATGTTGCGGTGGATAACACATTGATTCAGATGTACTCAAGTGTTGGGAAGTGGGAGGAAGCTGAAAAAGTTTTTAGCAGGATTGAGTTAAAAGATGTGGTTTCTTGGACAGCAATGATTTCTGCTTATGAGAGTAATAGTTTGCCTGAGAAGGCTGTTGAAACTTATAAAACGATGGAGCTACATGGTATTATGCCAGATGAGATCACCATCGCCAGTGTTTTGTCTGCATGTACTTCTTTGAGTCTTTTCGACATGGGTGTTAGGCTTCATGAGCTTGCCAAGACTACAGGTCTTGTATCATATGTTATAGTTGCGAACACTCTTATTGATTTTTATTCGAAATGCAAATGCATTGATAAGGCCCTGGAGATCTTTCATCAGATATCTGACAAGAACGTGATATCTTGGACATCGATTATTCTTGGGCTTCGGATCAACAACAGAAGTTTCGAAGCCTTGattttctttaggcaaatgAAACTCAGTGTAAATCCTAATGATGTTACATTGATCTCTGTTCTTGGTGCATGTGCTAGAATAGGAGCTTTGATGTGTGCAAAGGAGATACATTCTCATGTATTAAGGAATGGGTTGGCATTTGAGGGATTTCTACCCAATGCACTCCTAGACATGTATGTGCGATGTGGAAGGATGGCCCCTGCATTGAATCAATTTAGAATACAGAGACAGGACGTTGCTGCATGGAATATTTTGCTAACAGGATATGCCCAGCGGGGGCAGGGCACGCAGGCCATGGAGCTATTTGATAGAATGGTGCAGTCAAAGGTTGAGCCAGATGAAATTACTTTTATATCTCTTCTATGTGCTTGTAGTAGATCAGGCATGGTGAGCGAAGGCTTGACTTATTTTCAGAGCATGAGAGACGCTTACTGCATTGCTCCAAATTTGAAACATTATGCTTGTGTGGTAGATTTACTTGGTCGTGCAGGGAAGGTCAATGATGCTCTTGATTTTATACATAAAATTCCCATAAAAGCAGATGCAGCTATCTGGGGAGCCTTGTTGAATTCATGCAGAATTCACCGACAAGTTGATGTTGGGGAACTTGCAGCAAGGCACATAGTGGAAATGGATAAAGAGAGTGTTGGTTACTACATGCTCTTGTGCAATTTCTACTCTGAGTGTGGTAAATGGGATGATGTTGCACATCTCAGGAGAATGATGAGAGAAAAAGGGATTACTGTTGATCCTGGATGTAGTTGGGTAGAAGTAAAGGGCAAAGTCCATGCCTTTCTAAGTGGTCACGATTTCCACCCTCAAATAAAGGAACTTAATGCAGTTCTGGAGGGATTTTATGTTAAGATGAGAGCAGAAGGTCTTACTGAGCCTCAGAGCAGTTCCGAAAATGAACTTGAAGCCTCAAAAGCTGAGGTTTTTTGTGGACATAGTGAGAGATTGGCAATTGCATTTGCACTGATAAACACTGTCCCTGGGATGCCGATTTGGATAACAAAGAATCTTTATATGTGTCAAAGCTGTCACAGCACTGTAAAGTTTATTTCAAAGGTTGTTCGTAGAGAGATATCTGTGCGGGATACTGAACATTTCCATCATTTCAAGGATGGGAAATGCTCATGCGGGGATGAGGGTTATTGGGGCCATTCTTAG
- the LOC113741812 gene encoding root phototropism protein 3-like, whose protein sequence is MKNDKLALPESITTFAGRTTQFGAECWFDDACILDMDYFVKTVSGIKAKGVRPELIGSIIAHYSSKWLPDLSGSGDEVEKSLINLEESPDSVTSSWMKKRFFVETLVGILPPEKDSVPCTFLLRLLRTACMVGVEPTYRVELEKRISWQLDQASLKDFLIPSFSHTSGTLLDVELALRLVKRFLNLDETFRSGAALMKVAKLVDSYLAEAAVDSNLALSDFIALAGALPAHARSIDDGLYRAIDTYLKAHRGVSKQERKNLCRLIDSRKLSAEASLHAAQNERLPVRAVIQVLFSEQAKLNKQIDWSGSFSGTRSPNMGLDLPARCMSKREMNAQQLEIKKLKEDVLRLQSQCMNMQGQIERLLEKKKGLFSWKKIVMPSFRANKLTNVEGEGDFGRQTPVDVKTRLVKGKKPPKWRNSMS, encoded by the exons ATGAAGAATGACAAACTGGCCTTGCCAGAGTCCATCACTACCTTTGCGGGCAGAACGACACAATTTGGAGCAGAATGTTGGTTTGATGATGCTTGCATTCTTGATATGGATTACTTTGTTAAGACTGTATCCGGAATTAAAGCCAAGGGAGTACGGCCTGAATTGATTGGTTCAATCATCGCCCATTATTCATCCAAGTGGCTTCCTGACTTGTCAGGTTCAGGGGATGAGGTAGAAAAAAGCCTGATAAATCTTGAAGAATCCCCTGATAGCGTCACATCTTCTTGGATGAAGAAGAGGTTTTTCGTCGAAACCCTGGTCGGAATCCTCCCCCCTGAGAAGGATTCTGTCCCCTGTACCTTCCTTCTGAGGCTGCTCCGGACCGCCTGCATGGTTGGTGTTGAGCCCACTTACAGGGTCGAGTTAGAGAAGAGAATTTCTTGGCAGCTTGACCAGGCTTCGCTCAAGGATTTCCTGATACCGTCTTTTAGTCATACTTCTGGGACATTGCTTGACGTTGAACTGGCTCTTAGACTGGTCAAAAGGTtcttgaatttggatgaaactTTCAGAAGTGGAGCTGCATTGATGAAGGTGGCTAAGCTTGTGGACTCTTACCTTGCTGAAGCTGCGGTGGACTCCAATTTGGCGTTGTCTGATTTCATTGCTCTTGCTGGAGCACTCCCGGCTCATGCTCGTTCTATTGATGATGGCTTATACAGAGCCATTGACACCTATCTCAAA GCACATCGGGGAGTAtcaaagcaagaaaggaagaatcTTTGCCGATTAATCGACAGCAGAAAACTGTCAGCAGAGGCCTCGTTGCATGCTGCCCAAAACGAGCGTTTGCCGGTGCGGGCAGTAATTCAAGTGTTATTCTCAGAGCAAGCAAAGCTCAACAAGCAGATCGACTGGAGTGGATCCTTCAGCGGCACCCGTAGCCCGAACATGGGGCTAGATCTCCCTGCCAGGTGCATGTCAAAGCGAGAAATGAATGCTCAGCAGTTGGAGATCAAGAAGCTCAAAGAAGATGTTTTAAGGCTTCAAAGCCAATGCATGAACATGCAAGGACAAATTGAGAGATTATTGGAGAAAAAGAAGGGACTTTTCAGTTGGAAGAAGATTGTAATGCCTTCGTTTAGAGCCAACAAGTTAACTAACGTTGAAGGAGAAGGTGATTTTGGAAGACAAACTCCTGTTGATGTCAAGACTAGGCTTGTCAAAGGCAAAAAACCACCCAAATGGAGGAATTCTATGTCTTGA